The genomic interval CATAACTTGCCCTTTATGTTAAAATGTTAATGATTATAAACTGTAATCAGATGAATAAAATTCTCCGCTACACATCGAATCCTATCATTTTCCATATAAAGCGCAAGTTTTTTTTGAATTTTATTTCTTTGTTTAGCCCGAAATTCTCACATTTACTTATAAACCTTCCATGAAAATAAGATATCGTTCCCCTTCTTTCTTTTTAAAACCCACCGGATTATTTATCCATTTCCCCTTGCGTGCAAACGTGCGGGGAATATCTTCTGTTTAAACAATAGATATGCACTTTCATAAATCCAGCGTCCGAAGGGCTTTCATGTACTGCCGCCTGTTGCCTTGCCTATTCTATGGTCTAAATCAATAAGCCTTACGTTGCAATTGCCGCAAGAATGATATTTTGCGTCTTTTGCCATGAAACAAAGTTCTTTGACGATTTTAGGATTGCCGCCTGAAAACTTATAGATGTCTTTTCTGAAATCGTCCGTGTGGTTCACCTTAATATTGAATTCTTTAACAAAATAATCTACCAGTTTATCCGTGGCGGGTTTTTCAAGATTCGTTATTTCCACCTTTATAAAATCAAATAAAATCATGCGTAAATGGTCGATATCTTTTTTCCTTATTCCACGGCTTATCATTATGAGAGGAATTTTTTTATCCATTAAATACAGGAAGAAATAATAGAGTCTCGGCGTAACTAATTCTACATGGTCAAAAATGATATATGCGGGTTTTTCCCTGTCAAGCATGCTAAAGAATGCTTTTCTCAACATTGCAATATTCTTGTTCTGAACATCTTTAGTCTCTTTACCATGAAAGAGAATAGGATTTATTAATGATTCCCTTAATGTCTTGCTGCTGTGAGAATAAAGTAACTTTTCTGCCTTCCTCCGGCTTACTGTTTCATGAATAATGGCGCTTTTACCCGTTCCTTCCTCACCGTAAATAATGATATTCTTCCTGCCGTTCATTAAGCCGGTTATAAATTGGCACTCTTTTTCTCTTCCAAACAACACATCTTTTTCCACTTATGCACCGTTTCTGCTCACTATTTTTTCCAACTCATCGCATAAAGGACAGTACTTCATATTTTCTGCCAGCAAAGCATTAATATCATATCCTTACTTCTTAAATATATTAACCAGAAGAAGGACGCCGATAATTCGCGAATATACCTCGTTTGCTCTATCCATTTATTTTGACTCTTAATTATTCAACTCGCTTTTTCACTGTGATTTAGTAATGTACCTGTATGTCAAGTCCCTTGCCGTTCTCCCAACAATTCCCACTTCCAAATCAGATCGATTTACAATAAACTCTACAGACGTGGGAATTCC from Candidatus Kuenenia stuttgartiensis carries:
- a CDS encoding ATP-binding protein — protein: MEKDVLFGREKECQFITGLMNGRKNIIIYGEEGTGKSAIIHETVSRRKAEKLLYSHSSKTLRESLINPILFHGKETKDVQNKNIAMLRKAFFSMLDREKPAYIIFDHVELVTPRLYYFFLYLMDKKIPLIMISRGIRKKDIDHLRMILFDFIKVEITNLEKPATDKLVDYFVKEFNIKVNHTDDFRKDIYKFSGGNPKIVKELCFMAKDAKYHSCGNCNVRLIDLDHRIGKATGGST